The Nicotiana tomentosiformis chromosome 2, ASM39032v3, whole genome shotgun sequence genome includes the window atcagagagaaaccTGATGGTGATAGTTGATGGTGAGAGAGTGAGAGGCTAATGGCAAGAGACAGCTATGGAAGGAAGCAATATGACCTTGAAATTGAACTAAAAGATTcagtagagagagagagaaagggagggagagagagagagagagagagagagagagagagagagacaacaAGCATTTTTTATGAAATATGTAGAGAAATAGAGAAGGGTTTCGGAATTGGGGCTGTTAGTTTGGGAATGGGTTGGGTCACTGTATTTTAGACATAAACGACGTCGTATTTAAATAGAAAATAcgtattaaaataaaataattctgACTGGTTTCGAACTCAAGACCTTGGGGAAAATTTGAACCCACTTTGCCAACAGGCTATTCGTCATTAATGTTTTAAGCGgggtcaaaataatttttatacataaaacgttcttaaaaatataaaatatacttATATATACAGTGTTATTTCTCGACGAAGCGGGTTCATTTGAACCCTCTTGACCCTACGTGGGTCCGCCCCTGTGTGGAACTACCTAGGTTTTTTTATTGTACATGTATATCTGATGCAACaattttcttttaaaagttcAATGCAAATATATATATCAGTCTCTATTAACGTGTGTTGCACGATAATAATGACAcgtaaattaattaataaaaattaatgttttaattaatattattacattagcataataatCGAATTTAAAGTGATGAAAATATTATATGTACTTatattttagaaataatttaattttatcttATTTTATAGTCGATGTAttatatgttatatatatatatatatatatatatatatatatatatatacttttgaaTCATTTGATTGAACTCTGCATTTTGTACATCATACTTGTAGACTGTATACGGtgattttgtatggttaatcgagaccgagaaggatagagaTATAGCGAGATCGAAGGAAGCCTGTTAAGTCGAATAACATAAGTCGAGGAATCCGTGATCGGACGAGGATTGTGGCAGAGATCTCGACATATATCAAGTCATgaccggttgattagccaatTAGGAGATTTCtttctgtatttagaattgtaccatatgtagaactcctctactatataaaggggttccaatcattttgtaagGGGGACATTCACGtataacaaagcaatatattatgttttctctcttaagctctcttattcAGTTGTTCAGTTCTTGCTTTTTAATAATATACTCAGTTGATTCGAGGGCGACCTAGCTCGAGGGTCAAAGTTGTGTGTTACATTGGTTTGCTTCATTTTACAATTAATTTTTAACTTCAATTCtcatatttctcagtttgtgccaagtgaaatcacatatccttaaaaccacttacaaatttaattattttccgattttaagggtaaacagtttggcgccaccgtggggctaaggataatagtgattgcctcGTGCTAATTTTCATAATACACAttgttttacacttgttcttgtaagcaTTTTTGATTCCAGGATCAGCATGTCGAACTCTCGAGCAATACCCACACACATCGACAATGGCCTTGGTTTTCATGGCGAAAATGACAACGTAGCCGCCCCAGGAAACGAAGTGCCTCCAGTTGACCTCGAAGGAGTACCAGTTGCAAACCCCATCGACGTCagttcccatgttgccctgaatgAAAATCTGGGCatcgaccccgaaaatagcatccgCGGAGACGTTTGATCGGCCGGTCAGAACGCACAAGGCAACGAAGAACGCAGAATCAGCCTTTGAATAATATTGATGCATGCTCAACAAGCTGCAATAGCACAACTTCAAAATCAGAACCACGAACCGAGTAGGGTCAAACCCGAGCCATCACTGGAAGTTGTTCGCAGGGCCGAACCAGTGTCGGGGAGGTCAAATGTGAATGAGTCAGGGTCCGACCCCGCTATCTTAAAAATGTTTGAGGAGCTGACAAAGTACattgaatcgggggagaagaagattgaagcgaatgacaaaaaagtggaaacatataactcccgagttgatcaaattccgggggcaccaccgattttgaagggtttggattcaaatAAATTCATATAAAATCCCTTCCCCCCGAGCGTGGCTCCTAAGCCCATTTcgaagaaattccgcatgccagAAATTTCCAAGTATAAtagaactaccgaccccaacgagcatgacATACGCAATAAtggggaacgatctagaggacgatgagattgagtccgtactgctgaagaaattcggagaaactttatcaaatggggcgatgatatggtaccataatttgccacctaactctattgattcttttgccatgctcgcAGATTCCTTCATTAAAGCACACGTCAGagcgataaaggtcgagactagaaagttgaacctcttcaaagtaaaacagaaagacaacgagatgctcaagagagttcgtatctcggttccaaatgGAGCGTATGGATCTGCCCTCGGTCgccgacgattgggccgttcaggccttcACTCAAGGACTAAACATATGAAGTTCGGTAGCCTCACAATAGTtaaagcagaacttgatcgaatatccagttgtaacctgggccgatgtgcataatcgatACCAGCTAGTTGATGACCAGTTGGGGGCTTCTTAcgggtccgtttatccaaacaggaccaTCGACAGAGTTAAAAGGGATATTGACCAGGAACCACGGTaaaacagagatcgatatcagccatatGGTGGGGATCCGAGAAACAACGGGCCTGGACCCAACCCCATTCGAATTGATAGAAGAAATGATCGatgacagagctctcgagggctcatgagtaagAGCGGTTTCGACAGAAATGTCGAACCCAAAGAAGCACCACgactatcagaatacaacttcaacaatgGTGTGTCAGCTATTGTATCGGCCATTGGGCGCATCAAAGACACGAGGTGGCCCCGACCTCTGCAGaccgatccagcccagagaaatcctaatcaaatgtgcaaatatcatggcacccatggtcatagAACAGAAGAATGCAGACAACTGAGGGAGGAGGTAGCTCGTTTGTTCAAcgaagggcatcttcgagaattcttaagcgatcggGTTAAAAACCACTTCAAGTATAGAGATTCAAACAAACAAAATGAGCAAGAAGAGCTGCAACACGTGATCCACATGATTAttggaggggtcgatattccTCAGGGGGCCGTATTCAAACGCACCAAGGTGTCGATGATGAGGGAAAAAGGGACTCGAGACTACGTACCAGAAgggaccttgtctttcaatgatgagGATGCAGAGGGGATCTTACAACCCCACAATGACACATTGGTAATAtctgtccttatgaataaaattcaagttaaacgtgCTTTGATTTATCCAGTTAGCTCagccaacattattcgatcgagggtcgtagaacagctctgcctacaagatcaaattgtgccTGCAGCCCGAGTACTTAACGGCttcaacatggcaagcgaaaccatcaaaggtgaaattactttgccagtgaacgtggtcgggaccatccaagaaataaagttccatgtgatcgagggtgatATGAGGTGCAACGCCCTGCTCGAAAGGtcgtggatccataacatgagggcacTACCTtcgacccttcaccaagttcCGAAGTTCCCGACATCagagggagtcaaaacagtgtacggggagCAACCCGCCGCCAAGGAGATGTTTGCAGTCGGTGAAGTGATACCGGTATCGGTACTCTCATCAACGAAGGGATCAGATTCGAATGGAAAGcaggaggccaaatagcaaccatAGACACCGGCCTCGACCCAATTGCAGGAGTTAAAGATTCTttctttatcgtttgggtttgtttcctatggtattatttgatattttgagttgcttttgggtagtttcgagccattcagatTTTGTGGCACtttttgtacggtgtcccttgtgaggtctacaccgatcaccagactctacaacatctgttcaaatagaaggatcttaacttgcgacatcggaggtggttagagttgcttaaggactatgatatcaccattctatatcatcccgggaaggccaatgtggtggctgattcCTTGAGTAGCAAGGCGGAGAGCTtaggcagtttagcatatctaccggtagcagaaaggccattagccttggatgttcaggcctttgccaaccagtttgttagattggatgtttctgagctgaCTCGAgttttgcttgtgtggtttcctggtcttctctttatgatcgcatcagagagcttcagtatgacgacccccatcttcttgtccttaaggacacggttcaacacggcgatgccaatgaggtcactattggggatgacggtgtgttacagatgcagggcaggctatgtgtgcctaatatagatggtttgtgtgagttgattcttcaagaggctcacagtttgcgatattccattcatccgggtgtcgccaagatgtatcagggcttgaggaaacactattggtggaggcggataaagaaggacatagtgaaatatgtagctcggtgcctaaactatcagcaagtgaagtatgagcatcggtgtccaggtggattgcttcagaggttatagattccagagtggaaatgggagtgggtTACTATAGATtatgttgttgggctcccacata containing:
- the LOC138905381 gene encoding uncharacterized protein; protein product: MSKSGFDRNVEPKEAPRLSEYNFNNGVSAIVSAIGRIKDTRWPRPLQTDPAQRNPNQMCKYHGTHGHRTEECRQLREEVARLFNEGHLREFLSDRVKNHFKYRDSNKQNEQEELQHVIHMIIGGVDIPQGAVFKRTKVSMMREKGTRDYVPEGTLSFNDEDAEGILQPHNDTLVISVLMNKIQVKRALIYPVSSANIIRSRVVEQLCLQDQIVPAARVLNGFNMASETIKGEITLPVNVVGTIQEIKFHVIEGDMRCNALLERSWIHNMRALPSTLHQVPKFPTSEGVKTVYGEQPAAKEMFAVGEVIPVSVLSSTKGSDSNGKQEAK